The Mariluticola halotolerans nucleotide sequence TGACGGCCGCGCCCTTTTTGACAATCTTGACCTCGCCTTCGGGCGCGAGCGCACCGGACTGGTGGGTGCCAATGGCATTGGCAAAACCACCCTTTTGAAACTGCTGACCGGCGAATTGTCGCCGGGTGGCGGCAAGGTCATGCGGTCGGGTGACCTTAAAATGCTGCATCAGGATCTGGTGCCGGGGCCGGCCGACAGCATTGCCGATGCGTTCGGCACGCGCGCGGCACTGGCTCAGATGGCGCAGGTGCTGTCCGGCGAGACCGCGTTTGATGCCGATATGGACGTGGACTGGACGCTTGAGGCGCGGATGGCGGAAGCCCTGGCCCGGATCGGGTTGCCGGCGCTGGAGCCCGATCACTTGCTTGGTGCCTTGAGCGGCGGACAACGGACACGCGTGGCGCTGGCCGCTTTGCTGTTTGACCAGCCGGACATGATTATTCTCGATGAACCGACCAATAATCTCGATCAGGACGGCCGGGCAGCGGTGGCGCGGGTTCTGGGCGACTGGCGCGGCGGCGCGGTTGTTGTCAGCCATGACCGGGGCCTGTTGCGCCAGATGGACCGGATTGTCGAGATTTCGACCCTTGGCGTGCAGACCTATGGCGGGAACTGGGATTTTTATCAGGAACAGAAGCAGGCGGAGCGCGCAGCAGCGGATGCGACCTTGATGCATGCGGAAAAGCAGCTTGGTGAAACCGCCCGGAAAATACAGACCGTCAAGGAACGCAAGGCGCGCAGCGACAGCCGTGGCCAAAAATCCCGCGCCAAAGGCGGAATGCCGAAAATTCTGATGAATGCGCGACGCGACCGGGCCGAAAGCACAAGCGGGCACCTGGCCAATGTGGCGACGCATTTGCAAGAAGATGCGCGGGCGGCGGTGGATGCCGCCCGCCAGCGGGTGGAACAGTTGAAAGTCCCCTCGGTCAAACTGCCCTCTACCGGACTGGCGGCCGGCAGGAATGTGCTGGAACTGGAATCGGTTAGCGGCGGATATGACAGTGACGCGCCAATCCTGTCAGGGCTATCGCTGAAGATCACCGGGCCGGAGCGGATTGCGCTTGTCGGGCCCAACGGTAGCGGCAAGACCACATTATTGCGGCTGATGACCGGGGATATGGCACCGCTGGCCGGCACCGTGCGGCGGCCGAGCACGCAAGCGCTGCTCGATCAGCATGTGGGCATGCTGGACCGGCAGGCGAGCATTCGCGACAATTTCCGCCGGTTAAACCCGAAAGACGATAAAACCGCCTGCCGCGCCGCCCTCGCCCGGTTTTTGTTCCGGGCTGACGCGGCGCTGCAAACCGTGGGGGCATTGAGTGGCGGGGAAATGCTGCGCGCCGGGCTGGCGTGTGTGCTGGGCGGCGGTAAACCGCCGGAACTGCTTTTGCTGGATGAACCGACCAATCACCTTGATCTGCCCTCCATCGCTGCAATTGAAGCGGGGCTGAAGGATTATGACGGGGCGCTTGTGGTTTCGAGCCATGATGCGGATTTTCTGGCAGCGATTGGCATTGCCCGGGAAATCCGCCTGCCCGTTGCCCACACGCCAATGATTTAAGGGATCAAAAAAAGCCCGCCGGGCTGCCGGCGGGCTTTTGCATTCAGGAACGACGTAATTTTAGTCGTCGCGATAAACCTTCTCGTGACGCTCATGCATTTCCTGAGCCTCAAGAGAAAGCGTCGCAATGGGCCGTGCATCGAGCCGGGCCAGGCCAATGGGCTCGCCGGTCTCTTCGCAATAGCCATAGGTGCCATCATCGATCCGTTTCAACGCGGCATCGATCTTGGAGATCAGTTTGCGTTGACGGTCGCGTGTGCGCAGTTCCAACGCGCGGTCACTTTCGGAAGAAGCCCGGTCCGCCATATCGGGGTGGTTCTGGCTTTCTTCCTGGAGATTTTCCAGCGTTTCGCGGCTTGCGCGAAGAATGTCATTTTTCCATGCGTCCAGTTTGCGCTTAAAATACTCGCGCTGACGTGGGTTCATGAATGGTTCGTCGTCAGTCGGACGATAGTCGCTTAAATCTAGTTCAGCACTCATACCAGGACTCACTCCCTCAGGCCGAAGATGGCCCTATATAGTTTCGCAAGTCCCTCGGGGCAAGCGCGTATCGATGTCTTTGGCTAACATGTGGATTGTCACAATGATGCGACAGTCCTAAATCGCAGGGAAACGCCCCAGCTTTGCCAGCTCGACGAG carries:
- the dksA gene encoding RNA polymerase-binding protein DksA translates to MSAELDLSDYRPTDDEPFMNPRQREYFKRKLDAWKNDILRASRETLENLQEESQNHPDMADRASSESDRALELRTRDRQRKLISKIDAALKRIDDGTYGYCEETGEPIGLARLDARPIATLSLEAQEMHERHEKVYRDD
- a CDS encoding ABC-F family ATP-binding cassette domain-containing protein yields the protein MQFLLSLQGLTYTTADGRALFDNLDLAFGRERTGLVGANGIGKTTLLKLLTGELSPGGGKVMRSGDLKMLHQDLVPGPADSIADAFGTRAALAQMAQVLSGETAFDADMDVDWTLEARMAEALARIGLPALEPDHLLGALSGGQRTRVALAALLFDQPDMIILDEPTNNLDQDGRAAVARVLGDWRGGAVVVSHDRGLLRQMDRIVEISTLGVQTYGGNWDFYQEQKQAERAAADATLMHAEKQLGETARKIQTVKERKARSDSRGQKSRAKGGMPKILMNARRDRAESTSGHLANVATHLQEDARAAVDAARQRVEQLKVPSVKLPSTGLAAGRNVLELESVSGGYDSDAPILSGLSLKITGPERIALVGPNGSGKTTLLRLMTGDMAPLAGTVRRPSTQALLDQHVGMLDRQASIRDNFRRLNPKDDKTACRAALARFLFRADAALQTVGALSGGEMLRAGLACVLGGGKPPELLLLDEPTNHLDLPSIAAIEAGLKDYDGALVVSSHDADFLAAIGIAREIRLPVAHTPMI